The proteins below come from a single Methylobacterium sp. SyP6R genomic window:
- a CDS encoding transporter substrate-binding domain-containing protein, with protein sequence MTTPILAQAQDALARVKTEGVLKVGTETAFAPFDFIDATGEHAGFNVDAFAEVGKELGVKIKWVELPWDGVLPALEAGQFNMVAGPATITKARMERYRFLSPVAEATVAILRRAKDDTIKTPQDIAGKTVGAGKATAQLAQLKTFGATLPKPVETREYPGFNEAYADLAAGRIAAVANSLPNIAYVASKQPAVFAVVKPPFGQKSYFGYIGTKKPDDQPLLDAVQAALVKIKTDGRMKKLQEKWFGTAFDTPDVAPEPSF encoded by the coding sequence ATGACCACGCCGATTCTGGCGCAGGCACAGGACGCGCTGGCACGGGTCAAGACCGAGGGTGTCCTGAAGGTCGGGACCGAGACGGCCTTCGCCCCCTTCGACTTCATCGACGCGACCGGCGAGCATGCAGGCTTCAACGTCGATGCCTTCGCGGAGGTCGGCAAGGAACTCGGCGTCAAGATTAAGTGGGTGGAGCTGCCCTGGGACGGCGTGCTGCCGGCCCTCGAAGCCGGGCAGTTCAACATGGTGGCGGGTCCGGCCACCATCACCAAGGCGCGTATGGAGCGGTACCGTTTCCTGTCACCCGTCGCCGAGGCGACCGTCGCGATCTTGCGGCGCGCGAAGGACGACACGATCAAGACGCCCCAGGACATCGCCGGCAAGACCGTCGGCGCCGGCAAGGCGACGGCGCAGCTCGCCCAGCTGAAGACTTTCGGCGCGACGCTGCCGAAGCCGGTCGAGACGCGCGAATATCCGGGCTTCAACGAGGCCTATGCCGACCTCGCGGCGGGCCGCATCGCCGCCGTGGCGAATTCGCTGCCGAACATCGCCTACGTGGCGTCGAAGCAGCCGGCCGTCTTCGCGGTGGTCAAGCCGCCCTTCGGCCAAAAAAGCTATTTCGGCTATATCGGCACCAAGAAGCCGGACGATCAGCCCCTGCTCGACGCCGTGCAGGCCGCGCTCGTCAAGATCAAGACCGACGGCCGGATGAAGAAGCTGCAGGAGAAGTGGTTCGGCACCGCGTTCGACACGCCGGACGTCGCGCCGGAGCCGAGCTTCTGA
- a CDS encoding ABC transporter permease, producing the protein MPASLLARLTLGTVVALVLLFLVVPILIVVPMSFSNARFLTFPPPGFSLRWYEAFFGSPAWMQAARVSLGVALATALGATLIGTAAAYALSMSGSRLARSLTVILLLPLVVPIVITGIGVFFVFAKTGLLATLPGLVLANVMLATPYVVTSVLAGLRGFDPAQEMVARSLGMNRLRAFLNVTLPQIRPSVVSGALFAFISALDETVVAIFIAGGQNQTLTKRMFTSLRDEIDPTIAAISSLLTAASLMVVVLASLSARKSSTRS; encoded by the coding sequence ATGCCGGCCTCGCTTCTCGCCCGCCTCACGCTCGGCACCGTCGTCGCCCTGGTGCTGCTGTTCCTGGTGGTGCCGATCCTGATCGTGGTGCCGATGTCGTTCTCGAACGCCCGGTTCCTCACCTTCCCGCCGCCCGGCTTCTCGCTGCGCTGGTACGAGGCGTTTTTCGGCAGCCCGGCCTGGATGCAGGCGGCGCGGGTCAGCCTCGGGGTCGCGCTCGCCACCGCTCTCGGCGCGACGCTGATCGGGACGGCGGCGGCCTACGCGCTCAGCATGAGCGGGTCGCGGCTCGCCCGCAGCCTGACGGTGATCCTGCTCCTGCCGCTGGTCGTGCCGATCGTCATCACGGGTATCGGCGTGTTCTTCGTCTTCGCCAAGACCGGGCTGCTCGCCACGCTGCCGGGGCTGGTGCTCGCCAACGTGATGCTGGCCACGCCCTACGTCGTCACCTCGGTGCTGGCGGGCCTGCGCGGCTTCGACCCGGCGCAGGAGATGGTGGCGCGCAGCCTCGGCATGAACCGCCTGCGCGCCTTCCTCAACGTCACCCTGCCGCAGATCCGCCCGAGCGTGGTCTCGGGGGCCCTGTTCGCCTTCATCTCGGCCCTCGACGAGACCGTGGTGGCGATCTTCATCGCCGGCGGCCAGAACCAGACCCTGACGAAGCGGATGTTCACGTCGCTGCGCGACGAGATCGACCCCACCATCGCGGCGATCTCGTCGCTGCTGACCGCCGCCTCGCTGATGGTGGTGGTGCTGGCGAGCCTGAGCGCCCGCAAGTCGTCCACCCGGTCATGA
- a CDS encoding amino acid ABC transporter ATP-binding protein: MTTSPSAISIRHLSKSYGHTEVLHGIDLEIARGATTCLIGPSGSGKSTLLRCIAFLEEATRGTILIDGQPLGFEERPDGTRTRLAPPRIRQVRSGIGMVFQQFNLWPHMTALGNVTEALVTVKGLSRQEAEARGMAQLRRVGLEARARHYPSELSGGQQQRVAIARALALEPEILLFDEPTASLDPELTGEVLNVMRDLGTEGMTMVVVTHEIGFAASVGQRIVFLDHGRVLLNGTPAELFAAPRHPRLTQFLETYLDRGAAMLLKPA; encoded by the coding sequence ATGACGACCTCCCCCTCCGCCATCTCCATCCGCCACCTGAGCAAGAGCTACGGCCACACCGAGGTCCTGCATGGGATCGACCTCGAGATCGCGCGTGGCGCCACCACCTGCCTGATCGGCCCGTCGGGCTCGGGCAAGTCGACGCTTCTGCGCTGCATCGCGTTCCTGGAGGAGGCGACGCGCGGCACGATCCTGATCGACGGGCAGCCGCTCGGCTTCGAGGAGCGGCCGGACGGCACGCGCACCCGCCTGGCGCCGCCGCGCATCCGCCAGGTGCGCTCCGGCATCGGCATGGTGTTCCAGCAGTTCAACCTCTGGCCGCACATGACGGCGCTCGGCAACGTCACCGAGGCGCTCGTCACCGTGAAGGGCCTCTCCCGGCAGGAGGCCGAGGCGCGCGGCATGGCGCAGCTGCGCCGCGTCGGGCTCGAGGCGCGGGCCCGGCACTACCCGTCCGAACTCTCCGGCGGCCAGCAGCAGCGCGTCGCCATCGCCCGGGCGCTCGCGCTCGAACCGGAGATCCTGCTCTTCGACGAGCCGACCGCCTCCCTCGATCCCGAACTGACCGGCGAGGTGCTGAACGTCATGCGCGATCTCGGGACGGAGGGCATGACGATGGTGGTCGTCACCCACGAGATCGGCTTCGCGGCGAGCGTCGGCCAGCGCATCGTCTTCCTCGATCACGGCCGCGTCCTCCTGAACGGGACACCGGCGGAGCTGTTTGCCGCCCCGCGCCATCCCCGCCTGACCCAGTTCCTCGAAACCTACCTCGATCGCGGGGCGGCCATGTTGCTGAAGCCGGCGTGA
- a CDS encoding UTRA domain-containing protein, whose amino-acid sequence MSATDRTTRGKAQGADPSELASDIAKGATRHDHIVEDIRSLIVDGRWLPGSQLPVETDLAERYGVSRMTMNKALGQLAREGFLVRRKKSGTQVAQPRAESAVVAIADIRDEVRRSGRVYRFHLIARRMRPGREEDAVLLGASSGGEVLWLQGLHLADDRPFCLETRLINPAVAEGAKDQDFTALAPGAWLLEAVPWSVASHRVRAVNATVTEAKVLELAVGEACLEIVRRTQVAGEWVTGVRLLYPGSEHQLVANFGPDAVGGPGRG is encoded by the coding sequence GTGAGCGCGACGGATCGGACGACCCGCGGGAAGGCTCAAGGCGCGGATCCCTCCGAGCTTGCCTCCGACATTGCCAAGGGGGCAACGCGGCACGATCACATCGTCGAGGACATCCGCTCGCTGATCGTCGACGGGCGCTGGCTGCCGGGGTCCCAGCTCCCGGTCGAGACCGATCTCGCCGAGCGCTACGGCGTGTCGCGCATGACCATGAACAAGGCGCTCGGCCAGCTCGCCCGCGAGGGCTTCCTGGTGCGGCGCAAGAAGAGCGGGACGCAGGTGGCGCAACCGCGCGCCGAATCCGCCGTGGTGGCGATCGCCGATATCCGCGACGAGGTGCGCCGCTCGGGCCGCGTCTACCGCTTCCACCTGATCGCGCGCCGGATGCGGCCGGGCCGAGAGGAGGACGCCGTGCTGCTCGGTGCGTCCAGTGGCGGGGAGGTGCTGTGGCTGCAGGGCCTGCACCTCGCCGACGACCGCCCGTTCTGCCTCGAGACCCGCCTGATCAACCCTGCCGTCGCCGAGGGTGCGAAGGACCAGGACTTCACCGCTTTGGCCCCGGGCGCCTGGCTGCTCGAAGCCGTGCCCTGGAGCGTGGCGAGCCACCGCGTCCGGGCGGTGAACGCGACGGTGACCGAGGCCAAGGTGCTGGAGCTCGCGGTCGGCGAGGCTTGCCTGGAGATCGTCCGGCGCACCCAGGTCGCGGGCGAGTGGGTGACCGGCGTCAGGCTGCTCTATCCCGGCAGCGAGCACCAGTTGGTCGCGAATTTCGGGCCGGATGCGGTTGGGGGGCCGGGGCGGGGGTGA
- a CDS encoding LLM class flavin-dependent oxidoreductase has product MPRPDKLKLGTFVYTFGFHPAAWLHPDSDVRGANDLGHLTRCATISEAAKLDFMFFADSPASAVGEAGALARNPTKMNRFEPITAITALSQHTDRIGFVATASTSYYEPYNIARLFASADHISRGRIAWNVVTSDHDETGYNYNREGLAPHAERYERGEEFLDTVFGLWDSFEDDALLLDRESGVYHDKDKLHTLNHKGKHFQVRGPLNIARTPQGRPVIAQAGGSEQGMELAARTAEMVFSLASNIEKNRAFYANVKGRMARYGRDVNDLKILPGIVINVGETREEAEAKAEALVALMHPDVGLLMLQEFLETDLHGADLDKPFPMDRMPASAKGSKAMFEELKEFVTQGHTMRELITHYARRHTGNGLTGTPSQVADFMQEWFETKAADGFILMCPTLPSSLEDFTRLVVPELRRRGLFREEYEGTTLRDNLGLSTPRNRYAAARGRV; this is encoded by the coding sequence ATGCCCCGACCGGACAAGCTCAAGCTCGGCACCTTCGTCTACACGTTCGGCTTCCATCCGGCGGCGTGGCTGCATCCGGACAGCGACGTGCGCGGCGCCAACGACCTCGGCCACCTGACCCGCTGCGCCACGATCTCGGAAGCCGCGAAGCTCGACTTCATGTTCTTCGCCGATTCCCCGGCGAGCGCGGTCGGCGAGGCGGGCGCGCTCGCCCGCAACCCCACCAAGATGAACCGCTTCGAGCCGATCACCGCGATCACGGCCCTGTCGCAGCACACCGACCGGATCGGGTTCGTGGCGACGGCCTCGACGAGCTACTACGAGCCCTACAACATCGCGCGGCTGTTCGCCTCGGCCGATCACATCTCCCGCGGCCGGATCGCCTGGAACGTCGTCACCTCGGACCACGACGAGACCGGCTACAACTACAACCGCGAGGGCCTGGCCCCCCATGCCGAGCGCTACGAGCGCGGCGAGGAATTCCTCGATACCGTGTTCGGCCTCTGGGACAGCTTCGAGGACGACGCGCTGCTCCTCGACCGGGAGAGCGGCGTCTATCACGACAAGGACAAGCTCCACACGCTGAACCACAAGGGCAAGCACTTCCAGGTGCGCGGCCCGCTGAACATCGCCCGCACGCCGCAGGGACGGCCGGTGATCGCCCAGGCCGGCGGCTCCGAGCAGGGCATGGAGCTGGCCGCCCGCACCGCCGAGATGGTCTTCTCGCTCGCCTCGAACATCGAGAAGAACCGGGCCTTCTACGCCAACGTGAAGGGGCGGATGGCCCGCTACGGCCGCGACGTGAACGACCTCAAGATCCTGCCCGGCATCGTCATCAATGTCGGCGAGACGCGAGAGGAGGCCGAGGCGAAGGCCGAGGCGCTGGTCGCGCTGATGCACCCCGACGTCGGGCTGCTGATGCTCCAGGAATTTTTGGAGACCGACCTCCACGGCGCCGATCTCGACAAGCCGTTCCCGATGGACCGGATGCCCGCCTCGGCCAAGGGCTCGAAGGCGATGTTCGAGGAGTTGAAGGAGTTCGTCACGCAGGGCCACACGATGCGCGAGCTGATCACGCATTACGCCCGGCGGCACACCGGCAACGGGCTCACCGGCACGCCCAGTCAAGTCGCGGATTTCATGCAGGAATGGTTCGAGACGAAGGCCGCGGACGGCTTCATCCTGATGTGCCCGACCCTGCCGTCGAGCCTGGAGGATTTCACCCGCCTCGTCGTCCCCGAGCTGCGCCGCCGCGGGCTGTTCCGCGAGGAGTACGAGGGGACGACGCTGCGGGACAATCTCGGCTTGTCCACACCCCGGAACCGTTACGCGGCGGCCCGCGGCAGGGTATGA
- a CDS encoding HutD/Ves family protein has product MRLLKAEDHRRMPWKNGGGETVEIVVHPPETGLGGFDWRVSMATVAADGPFSPFPGIDRTLALLDGEGMDLAVEGHGSHRLTPASPPLAFPGDAPAAARLVAGAITDLNVMTRRIACRQRVTRLRGGVTPFAAGGRWIVLVAVAPSAVAVDGRTVSLGGRDALLLEGGATIAGDGILDLVVIEIDAVGPS; this is encoded by the coding sequence ATGCGTCTTCTGAAGGCCGAGGATCACCGGCGCATGCCGTGGAAGAACGGCGGCGGCGAGACCGTCGAGATCGTCGTCCATCCCCCGGAGACCGGGCTCGGCGGGTTCGACTGGCGGGTCTCCATGGCGACAGTCGCGGCGGACGGGCCGTTCTCGCCGTTTCCCGGCATCGACCGGACGCTCGCGCTCCTCGACGGCGAGGGAATGGACCTCGCCGTCGAGGGGCACGGATCGCACCGCCTGACGCCGGCCTCCCCGCCGCTGGCCTTTCCCGGCGACGCACCGGCCGCAGCCCGCCTCGTCGCCGGGGCGATCACCGATCTCAACGTCATGACCCGGCGGATCGCCTGCCGGCAGCGGGTGACCCGGCTCCGCGGCGGCGTTACGCCTTTCGCAGCGGGCGGGCGCTGGATCGTCCTCGTCGCCGTCGCGCCGTCGGCCGTCGCGGTGGATGGCCGGACGGTCTCGCTCGGAGGCCGCGACGCCCTCCTGCTGGAGGGCGGGGCGACGATCGCGGGCGACGGCATCCTCGACCTCGTCGTGATCGAGATCGACGCCGTCGGGCCGTCATAG
- a CDS encoding flavin reductase family protein, with amino-acid sequence MSGDEAGPVLRPGDAETFREVWRGVGSTVALIATEHGPQRHAMLATAVSSVSMEPPSLLVCVNRTASAHGALRARGAFSLGIMGSPQRDLAAAIAQAPSAARFDHGTWRQMRTGGDAVEGLPWLEEAQATLFCAIDVCHDYGTHSVLIARIAGAIGARETDPLLYCDGGYGRFVVGEG; translated from the coding sequence ATGAGCGGAGACGAGGCCGGTCCCGTGCTGCGACCGGGGGATGCCGAGACCTTCCGTGAGGTCTGGCGGGGCGTCGGTTCGACCGTGGCGCTGATCGCGACCGAGCACGGGCCTCAGCGGCACGCAATGCTGGCGACGGCGGTCAGCTCGGTCTCGATGGAGCCGCCCTCACTCCTCGTCTGCGTCAACCGCACCGCCTCGGCGCACGGCGCGCTGCGTGCGCGGGGAGCCTTCTCGCTGGGCATCATGGGATCGCCGCAGCGCGACCTCGCCGCCGCGATCGCCCAGGCGCCCTCCGCGGCGCGCTTCGACCACGGCACCTGGCGGCAGATGCGGACGGGCGGCGACGCGGTCGAGGGCCTGCCGTGGCTGGAGGAGGCGCAGGCGACCCTGTTCTGCGCGATCGACGTCTGCCACGATTACGGCACGCATTCGGTCCTGATCGCCCGAATCGCCGGTGCGATCGGCGCGCGGGAGACCGATCCGCTGCTGTATTGCGACGGGGGGTATGGGCGGTTCGTGGTGGGGGAGGGGTGA
- a CDS encoding GMC family oxidoreductase yields the protein MTAILILGGGSAGCVLAARLSEEPSFRVTLVEAGDDLTAAGMPPEIRSRYPGRAYLDPRNIWPALKARMGAPAGNRPEAPPPRRYEQARRLGGGSAINAMMANRGAPGDYDEWGALGAEGWSWETCLPYFRKLESDRDRDGELHGRDGPLPIRRAKPDQLSPFVAATMRALQAQGHPAGADQNGPWRDGVYVGTTAISDEGERVPVSIAYLTPAVRARKNLTVRTGLLAERILFEGRRAVGAVVAPLGGGPSETMSADHVVVAAGAIHSPALLMRSGVGPGAMLRRHGVGVIADRPGIGRNLMEHPSIAVSAYLTRAGRVRDRGEHHEQAILRYSSGLSGTPDGDMHGAILSRTGWHSLGHRIGGIFFWVNKSYSRGEVTLGSPDPRTEPQVDFRMLSDPRDLTRLMDAVRLGARALGDPALAGLRGPVFPASYSPRVARAAAPRPWPAAQRGVLSGLLDIAGPARAALIHGLVTQGITLERLLGDERALAAFVAAEVGGTWHPSGTCRMGAADDPMSVCDGAGRVRGIDHVSVCDASLMPTIPRANTNIPTVMIAERIADLIRREGAAV from the coding sequence ATGACCGCGATCCTGATCCTCGGCGGCGGCTCGGCGGGCTGCGTGCTGGCCGCGCGGCTCTCCGAGGAACCGTCGTTCCGCGTCACCCTGGTGGAGGCGGGCGACGACCTGACCGCGGCGGGAATGCCGCCGGAGATCCGCAGCCGTTATCCCGGCCGGGCCTATCTCGACCCGCGCAACATCTGGCCGGCGCTGAAAGCCCGGATGGGGGCGCCGGCCGGCAACCGGCCAGAAGCACCGCCGCCGCGGCGCTACGAGCAGGCGCGGCGCCTCGGCGGCGGCTCGGCGATCAACGCCATGATGGCCAATCGCGGCGCGCCCGGCGATTACGACGAGTGGGGCGCGCTCGGCGCCGAGGGCTGGTCGTGGGAGACCTGCCTGCCCTATTTCCGCAAGCTCGAATCCGACCGCGATCGCGACGGGGAGCTGCACGGCCGGGACGGGCCGCTGCCGATCCGCCGGGCCAAGCCGGATCAGCTCTCGCCCTTCGTCGCCGCGACGATGCGGGCGCTCCAGGCACAAGGCCATCCGGCCGGGGCCGACCAGAACGGCCCGTGGCGCGACGGGGTCTATGTCGGCACGACCGCGATCTCGGATGAGGGCGAGCGGGTGCCGGTCTCGATCGCCTATCTCACCCCGGCGGTGCGGGCGCGAAAGAATCTCACCGTGCGCACCGGCCTGCTCGCCGAGCGGATCCTGTTCGAGGGACGGCGGGCGGTCGGCGCCGTGGTGGCGCCGCTCGGTGGCGGCCCCTCGGAAACGATGTCCGCCGACCACGTCGTGGTGGCGGCGGGCGCGATCCACAGCCCGGCCCTGCTGATGCGCAGCGGCGTCGGGCCCGGGGCGATGCTGCGCCGGCACGGAGTGGGCGTGATCGCCGACCGGCCGGGCATCGGCCGCAACCTGATGGAGCATCCCTCGATCGCGGTCTCGGCCTACCTGACCCGCGCCGGCCGGGTCCGCGACCGGGGCGAGCATCACGAGCAGGCGATCCTGCGCTATTCCTCGGGCCTGTCCGGCACGCCGGACGGGGACATGCACGGCGCGATCCTGTCGCGGACCGGCTGGCACAGCTTGGGCCACCGGATCGGCGGGATCTTCTTCTGGGTCAACAAGTCGTATTCGCGCGGCGAGGTCACGCTGGGCTCGCCCGACCCGCGGACCGAGCCGCAGGTCGATTTCCGCATGCTGTCCGATCCCCGCGACCTCACCCGGCTGATGGACGCGGTCCGCCTGGGCGCCCGGGCCCTCGGCGATCCCGCCCTGGCGGGTCTCCGCGGCCCGGTCTTCCCGGCGAGCTATTCGCCGCGGGTCGCCCGGGCGGCAGCGCCGAGGCCCTGGCCGGCGGCGCAGCGGGGGGTCCTGTCGGGGCTCCTCGACATCGCCGGCCCGGCTCGCGCCGCGCTGATCCACGGCCTCGTCACGCAAGGCATCACGCTGGAGCGCCTGCTCGGCGACGAGCGGGCGCTCGCCGCCTTCGTCGCCGCCGAGGTCGGCGGCACCTGGCACCCCTCCGGCACCTGCCGCATGGGCGCCGCCGACGACCCGATGAGCGTCTGCGACGGCGCCGGCCGGGTGCGCGGCATCGACCATGTGAGCGTCTGCGACGCCTCCCTGATGCCGACGATCCCCCGGGCCAACACCAACATCCCGACCGTGATGATCGCCGAGCGCATCGCCGACCTGATCCGGCGGGAGGGTGCGGCGGTGTGA
- a CDS encoding LysR substrate-binding domain-containing protein, which produces MSPLPPLKALQAFDAFGRTGSLAAAAADLGVTPGAISQQLRKLEAALAARLVEHDGRALRLTPLGATFHGRIRQGFAAFTEAAATLRDANADVIVLSCLTTVLGKWIGRRMRDWTELDAQARVSLVGSDAEPDWSQGAVDLRIYYGGRHHPPHRTELFTDRIVPVCAPSLIEGQSLSGPEDILRFPLLHIAWDPRFGGNPGWAEWGRLIGARPPPANLTYGLSGSAIDASLAGQGFVLGQLAFIGPELETGKLVIPFDLRLPLPEPYYLAWNPDSLHKTGARAFQRWLLGEGRAQGLVSAPPL; this is translated from the coding sequence ATGTCTCCCCTCCCCCCTCTGAAGGCGCTGCAGGCCTTCGACGCGTTCGGGCGGACGGGCAGCTTGGCGGCGGCCGCCGCCGATCTCGGGGTGACGCCGGGCGCGATCAGCCAGCAGTTGCGCAAGCTCGAGGCGGCTTTGGCGGCGAGGCTCGTGGAGCATGACGGCCGGGCCCTGCGCCTGACGCCGCTCGGGGCGACCTTTCACGGGCGGATCCGCCAGGGCTTCGCGGCCTTCACGGAGGCCGCCGCGACCTTACGGGACGCGAATGCCGACGTCATCGTGCTGTCCTGCCTGACGACGGTGCTCGGCAAGTGGATCGGCCGCCGGATGCGGGACTGGACGGAACTCGACGCTCAGGCCCGTGTCTCGCTCGTCGGCAGCGACGCGGAGCCGGATTGGAGCCAGGGCGCGGTCGACCTGCGCATCTATTACGGCGGCCGGCACCATCCGCCGCACCGCACCGAGCTGTTCACCGATCGCATCGTGCCGGTCTGCGCGCCCTCCCTGATCGAGGGGCAGAGCCTGTCAGGCCCGGAGGACATCCTGCGCTTTCCCTTGTTGCACATCGCCTGGGATCCGCGCTTCGGGGGAAATCCCGGCTGGGCAGAGTGGGGTCGGCTGATCGGTGCCAGGCCGCCGCCCGCCAACCTGACCTACGGCCTGTCCGGCAGCGCGATCGACGCGAGCCTGGCCGGCCAGGGCTTCGTCCTCGGGCAGCTCGCCTTCATCGGCCCGGAACTGGAGACGGGCAAGCTCGTCATTCCCTTCGACCTGCGGCTGCCCCTGCCCGAACCCTATTACCTGGCCTGGAACCCGGATTCCTTGCACAAGACCGGCGCGCGGGCCTTCCAACGCTGGCTCCTCGGCGAGGGCCGGGCGCAAGGACTCGTCTCCGCCCCGCCGCTATGA
- a CDS encoding amino acid ABC transporter permease, with protein sequence MSARLFELMLKAAGTTVVISFVSIGIGLLIGILVCAAKLSPRPWLRWPAVLFVSFFRGVPLLVQLLLIYNLLPAIGLAVPSLVAALIGLSLCTAAYQAENLRGGFTSVPRGLLEAADMVGLSPWQQFRRIRAPIALRLTVPALVNEAILILKASSLVSVVGVIELTRTAQNLAASTYEPLLFYSVAGGLYLAINWMVAGGGSLTERALRRGRLA encoded by the coding sequence ATGTCCGCGCGACTGTTCGAACTGATGCTGAAGGCGGCCGGCACCACGGTCGTCATCAGCTTCGTGTCGATCGGGATCGGCCTCCTGATCGGCATCCTGGTCTGCGCGGCCAAGCTGTCGCCACGTCCGTGGCTGCGCTGGCCGGCGGTCCTGTTCGTCAGCTTCTTCCGCGGCGTCCCGCTCCTCGTCCAGCTGCTCCTGATCTACAACCTGCTGCCGGCGATCGGCCTTGCCGTCCCGAGCCTGGTCGCGGCGCTGATCGGCCTGTCGCTCTGCACCGCCGCCTATCAGGCGGAGAACCTGCGCGGCGGCTTCACCAGCGTGCCGCGCGGTCTGCTGGAGGCGGCCGACATGGTCGGCCTGTCGCCCTGGCAGCAGTTCCGCCGCATCCGCGCGCCGATCGCGCTCCGGCTCACGGTGCCGGCGCTGGTCAACGAGGCGATCCTGATCCTGAAGGCGTCCTCGCTGGTCTCGGTGGTCGGCGTGATCGAGCTGACGCGCACGGCGCAGAACCTCGCCGCCTCCACCTACGAGCCGCTGCTGTTCTACTCGGTCGCCGGCGGGCTGTACCTGGCGATCAACTGGATGGTGGCGGGCGGCGGCAGCCTGACCGAGCGCGCCTTGCGCCGGGGGCGGCTGGCATGA
- a CDS encoding amino acid ABC transporter permease, with protein MSFDVSVIVAALPAILSGLKVTLGIWLAATMMGAGLGFVVAALRHFGPRPLGLALRLAVEILRGTPFLIQIFLLYFGGPFVGISLDPVPAGLLGLTIYAAAYFSEIFRAGFAAVPRGHVEAAQCVGLSQTQIVRRILIPEMTMLVLPQCVNMAVVLVKETAVLSIIAVPEATAVISALGSQQYAFVESLFLLAIIYWGLVEACGWAGRALETRLSKFRFA; from the coding sequence ATGAGCTTCGACGTCTCGGTCATCGTCGCGGCCTTGCCGGCCATCCTGTCCGGGCTCAAGGTCACGCTCGGCATCTGGCTCGCCGCCACGATGATGGGCGCCGGCCTCGGCTTCGTCGTCGCCGCGCTCCGGCATTTCGGGCCGCGTCCCCTCGGCCTCGCGTTGCGGCTCGCAGTCGAGATCTTGCGCGGCACCCCCTTCCTGATCCAGATTTTCCTGCTCTATTTCGGCGGCCCGTTCGTCGGGATCAGCCTCGATCCGGTGCCGGCCGGGCTGCTGGGCCTCACCATCTACGCCGCGGCCTATTTCTCCGAGATTTTCCGGGCGGGCTTTGCCGCGGTGCCGCGGGGCCATGTCGAGGCGGCGCAATGCGTGGGCTTGAGCCAGACCCAGATCGTCCGGCGCATCCTGATCCCCGAGATGACCATGCTGGTCCTGCCGCAATGCGTGAACATGGCGGTGGTCCTGGTCAAGGAGACGGCCGTCCTGTCGATCATCGCGGTGCCCGAGGCGACGGCGGTCATCAGCGCGCTCGGCTCGCAGCAATACGCCTTCGTGGAATCGCTGTTCCTGCTCGCCATCATCTACTGGGGGCTGGTCGAGGCCTGCGGCTGGGCCGGCCGGGCGCTCGAAACCCGGCTCTCGAAGTTCAGGTTCGCATGA
- a CDS encoding ABC transporter permease, translating into MTSSSPALRRHERREQLLVLALLSPALAVVTALLVVPLAWLAVQSVTADGAFTLEHYRRFLTEDIYWRSFLLTFRIALTVTVLAVLLGYPVAFAAATLPRRWSVVVLGLVILPFWTSVLVRAYAWMVLLQRRGLVNGMLQGLGLTDQPIALINNEFGTVLATLHILLPFMVLPLYATMQRIPRDLMLAGASLGGGPLHVFLRVFLPLSMPGVVAGTVLVFVLALGFYITPELLGGGRTFMVSMLVSRNVELYNQWGAASAIGVVLLVCVAALFWLASRVVPLERIMGAR; encoded by the coding sequence ATGACCTCATCCAGCCCCGCCCTGCGGCGGCATGAGCGGCGCGAGCAACTCCTCGTCCTCGCGCTGCTCAGCCCCGCCCTCGCCGTGGTCACGGCGCTCCTCGTGGTGCCGCTCGCCTGGCTCGCCGTGCAGTCGGTCACCGCCGACGGAGCCTTCACCCTCGAGCATTACCGGCGCTTCCTCACCGAGGACATCTACTGGCGCAGCTTCCTGCTCACCTTCCGCATCGCGCTCACCGTCACGGTGCTGGCAGTTCTTCTCGGCTATCCCGTGGCGTTCGCGGCGGCGACCCTGCCGCGGCGCTGGAGCGTCGTGGTGCTCGGCCTGGTGATCCTGCCGTTCTGGACCAGCGTGCTGGTGCGCGCCTATGCTTGGATGGTGCTCTTGCAGCGCCGGGGCCTCGTGAACGGCATGCTCCAGGGGCTCGGCCTCACCGACCAGCCGATCGCGCTCATCAACAACGAGTTCGGCACGGTGCTGGCCACCCTGCACATCCTGCTGCCCTTCATGGTGCTGCCGCTCTACGCCACGATGCAGCGCATCCCCCGCGACCTGATGCTGGCCGGCGCCAGCCTCGGCGGCGGTCCGCTCCACGTCTTCCTGCGGGTGTTCCTGCCGCTGTCGATGCCGGGCGTGGTCGCCGGCACGGTGCTGGTCTTCGTGCTGGCGCTCGGCTTCTACATCACGCCGGAGCTGCTCGGCGGCGGGCGCACCTTCATGGTGTCGATGCTGGTGAGCCGCAACGTCGAGCTCTACAACCAGTGGGGCGCGGCGAGCGCCATCGGGGTCGTGCTGCTGGTCTGCGTGGCCGCCCTGTTCTGGCTCGCCTCCCGGGTGGTTCCCCTCGAGCGCATCATGGGAGCCCGCTGA